In the Candidatus Omnitrophota bacterium genome, one interval contains:
- a CDS encoding AAA family ATPase, whose product MTYYKLLGFDKEPFSTSPDPEFFYLTKEHDMALTNVLIELHLKRGLAVIFGDIGTGKTSLSRMLVKELSRRGNMTFHIILNPVFNDEKQFLLSLVRNFEIDRSSGLDPAAMDILELRDEFEKFLIQKNLEEKQTVILIIDEAQKLNMPTLETLRVLLNFETNEFKMLQLVLLGQVELYPKLVNMPNLMDRISFKYTLNPLDAKETKELINFRIHTAGYNSRMELFLDEAVHEIYNYTRGYPRRITMLCHQVLKELIMQNKHAVDRLLVKEVIDKEEQFRTGGPGMPPMGHRLLGQDVDKNYPYPHNP is encoded by the coding sequence ATGACGTATTACAAATTACTTGGTTTTGACAAAGAGCCTTTCTCCACAAGCCCTGATCCGGAATTCTTTTATCTCACCAAAGAACACGACATGGCCTTGACCAACGTCCTCATTGAGCTTCATTTGAAGCGGGGGCTGGCGGTCATCTTCGGCGACATCGGAACGGGCAAAACATCCCTCTCGCGCATGCTCGTGAAAGAGCTGAGCCGGCGCGGCAACATGACGTTTCACATCATCCTTAATCCCGTGTTCAACGATGAAAAGCAATTCCTCCTGTCCCTCGTCCGCAATTTTGAGATCGACAGGTCCTCGGGGCTCGATCCGGCCGCGATGGATATTCTTGAGCTGCGCGATGAGTTCGAGAAATTCCTGATCCAAAAAAACCTGGAAGAGAAGCAGACTGTGATCCTCATCATCGATGAGGCGCAAAAACTCAACATGCCCACGCTCGAGACCCTGCGCGTGCTTTTGAATTTTGAGACCAACGAATTCAAGATGCTCCAGCTTGTTTTGCTGGGGCAGGTGGAGCTGTATCCCAAGCTCGTCAACATGCCCAATCTGATGGACCGCATCAGTTTTAAATATACGCTCAATCCGCTGGACGCCAAAGAAACGAAAGAGCTCATCAATTTCCGCATCCACACCGCGGGGTACAACAGCCGCATGGAATTATTTTTGGACGAAGCGGTGCATGAAATTTATAACTACACGCGCGGGTATCCGCGCCGGATCACGATGCTGTGCCATCAGGTCCTCAAGGAATTGATCATGCAGAACAAGCACGCGGTTGACCGCTTGCTGGTCAAAGAGGTGATCGACAAAGAGGAGCAGTTCCGCACCGGTGGCCCGGGAATGCCGCCCATGGGGCATCGCTTGCTGGGACAAGACGTCGATAAAAATTATCCGTATCCGCACAACCCGTGA